Proteins encoded in a region of the Triticum dicoccoides isolate Atlit2015 ecotype Zavitan chromosome 3A, WEW_v2.0, whole genome shotgun sequence genome:
- the LOC119271034 gene encoding uncharacterized protein LOC119271034, with translation MESSSSSLLLSSYAGSNKRARGADLEVVSSAEAEAAKRMRPEDLLDLLDDDTNAAAAGDLASVMRSLEEEICADDLTPPQPELGFLLEASDDELGLPPAAAASSSSDDAEGWEPEVTAGVFGEQIWSFEDEIEGAYAFGGVAYSPEAAAATAAADAEWGDDGFDAGLFGFGDESLGPSDVDVLRQETMPAV, from the coding sequence ATGGAGAGCTCCTCCTCGTCTCTGTTGCTGAGTTCGTACGCGGGCAGCAACAAGAGGGCCAGGGGTGCCgaccttgaagttgtctcgtccgcTGAGGCGGAAGCCGCCAAGAGGATGAGGCCCGAGGACCTACTGGACCTGCTCGACGACGACACCAACGCCGCGGCGGCCGGCGACCTGGCGTCCGTCATGCGGAGCCTTGAGGAGGAgatatgcgccgacgacctgacgcCGCCTCAGCCAGAGCTAGGCTTCCTGCTCGAGGCCTCGGACGACGAGCTCGGCTTGCCGCCGgcggccgcggcgtcctcctcgtcgGACGACGCCGAGGGCTGGGAGCCGGAGGTGACCGCCGGCGTGTTCGGGGAGCAGATATGGAGCTTCGAGGACGAGATTGAGGGCGCCTACGCCTTCGGCGGCGTTGCCTACTCGCCGGAGGCCGCCGCGGCGACCGCAGCGGCCGATGCTGAGTGGGGCGACGACGGCTTCGACGCCGGCCTGTTCGGCTTCGGCGACGAGTCCTTGGGGCCGTCCGATGTCGACGTGCTTCGCCAGGAGACCATGCCCGCCGTTTGA
- the LOC119266784 gene encoding uncharacterized protein LOC119266784: MESSSSSLLLPSSYAGNNKRARDAGLEAEAEAAKRMRPEDLLDLLDDDTDAAAAGDLASVMRSLEEEICADDLTPPQPELGFLLEASDDELGLPPAAGASSSSDDAGGWEPEEPARVFGEQIWSFEDEIEGAYAFGGVAYSPEAAVPAAAAAAEWGDDGFDACLFGFGDESFGPSDLAVLRQETMPSV; encoded by the coding sequence ATGGAGAGCTCCTCCTCGTCTCTGTTGTTGCCGAGTTCGTATGCCGGCAACAACAAGAGGGCCAGGGATGCCGGCcttgaggcggaggcggaggccgccaagaGGATGCGGCCGGAGGACCTGCTGGACCTGCTCGACGACGACACCGACGCCGCGGCGGCCGGCGACCTGGCCTCCGTCATGCGGAGCCTTGAGGAGGAgatatgcgccgacgacctgacgcCGCCGCAGCCAGAGCTAGGGTTCCTGCTCGAGGCCTCGGACGACGAGCTTGGCCTGCCGCCGGCCGCCGGGGCGTCCTCCTCGTCGGACGACGCTGGGGGCTGGGAACCAGAGGAGCCCGCCCGCGTGTTCGGGGAGCAGATATGGAGCTTCGAGGACGAGATTGAGGGCGCCTACGCCTTCGGCGGCGTTGCCTACTCGCCGGAGGCCGCCGTGCCGGCTGCTGCGGCCGCAGCCGAGTGGGGCGACGACGGCTTCGACGCCTGCCTGTTTGGCTTCGGCGACGAGTCCTTCGGGCCGTCCGATCTCGCCGTGCTTCGCCAGGAGACCATGCCCTCCGTTTGA